In Erigeron canadensis isolate Cc75 chromosome 1, C_canadensis_v1, whole genome shotgun sequence, a single window of DNA contains:
- the LOC122591071 gene encoding uncharacterized protein LOC122591071, with protein MNTRTSKQPLASPLSDPEKSFSKRIKKSLKNSRNILESSSFVNIGGSNLFEEEKVVLEKSNQPPSINMAGPIDRLNQPMWSRQRNVAPIPGSAIVKPELRDNFIVKGNHMKMILENQFDGKFLSDPYKHIANFEEICEMFKYGRDMVEPVKLRFFPLSLTGEAKLWFNGLEEGSIDSWDEMKKVFANRFFPPGLQQKLFNDIRTFKQYEKENYIDSWIRLQKLLKKYYGHGLDKEQIVNIFYNGLYENSQILLDAAGGGIFLYKSANDAYQVMEDKVTMRMSKTKVEEGKSKAVSFVEAKEESSRMEVKFDTMMNLFTNKFDSLEKEMNNLKYGYSHGGASHNSEDCDAIRVHEEANYLQNNYQGNNQRGWGQNRNQGNITNGFNSHSNIFPTRYPRNNQDIQNQPNQNFPNHQQKPHNEVPIQPTQKSNEETTLTSLEATIKNFTNFQKTTNQELFRRLDILRANHEQGLRNHQASITDLEKKLDRIGETSTYRPTGSLPSNTQPNPIPSSSNSNSNQTYKPPPARTEHVNAIFTRAGNIYQTNIESEAPTDSPKLVSEPVEDDFTDDESVAEEIEMEPKPTEKRPTVSTAPVKPPLKAYKPKIPYPQRLRKEKMAARYGKFLEMIKAIRISVPLVDVLAGMPNYAKFIKELLNNKDKLEEVSATFLNEECTAILQNQIPPKLDDPGSFIITCSFGNILTCDALADLGASINLMPYSLYAKLSLGALKPTGMSIRLADRSFQYPLGIAENMLIEVGHFIFPVDFVILEMDEDSKVPLILGRPFLYTADAIIRVKDKELTLGVGDDRMAFTIDKVMKHSYSTDDTCFRVDVIDENVNDYTQELLELVDNIWGEFEDEEDGDVKPEEAEEIMKLSIDESPLEDEAFEEIKKEERLRIKTSLEEPPTDLELKPLPSNLE; from the coding sequence ATGAACACAAGGACCAGCAAACAACCACTCGCTAGTCCGCTATCCGATCCCgaaaaatcattttcaaaaagGATAAAGAAATCTTTGAAAAATTCTAGAAACATTTTAGAAAGTAGTAGTTTTGTTAACATAGGAGGGTCAAAtctttttgaagaagaaaaagttgTTTTAGAAAAATCAAATCAACCACCATCAATTAACATGGCAGGCCCAATAGATAGACTTAATCAACCCATGTGGAGCAGGCAAAGAAATGTGGCACCGATCCCTGGATCCGCCATAGTGAAGCCTGAATTACGAGATAATTTCATTGTTAAAGGAAACCACATGAAAATGATTCTAGAAAACCAATTTGATGGTAAATTTCTTTCTGATCCATATAAACATATCGCAAATTTCGAGGAAATTTGTGAAATGTTTAAATATGGTAGAGACATGGTAGAACCTGTTAAGCTACGGTTTTTTCCGTTATCTTTAACAGGGGAAGCTAAACTTTGGTTTAATGGATTAGAAGAAGGTTCAATTGATTCTTGGgatgaaatgaaaaaagtttttgCAAATAGATTTTTTCCACCCGGTTTGcaacaaaaattgtttaatgacATAAGAACTTTTAAGCAATACGAAAAAGAAAACTATATCGATTCTTGGATAAGATTGCAAAAATTGCTTAAAAAATATTATGGTCATGGTCTAGATAAAGAACAAATTGTAAACATATTTTACAATGGTCTATACGAGAATTCCCAAATTCTACTTGATGCGGCTGGTGGAGgaatatttttatacaaaagcGCAAATGATGCTTATCAAGTCATGGAGGACAAAGTAACGATGAGAATGTCAAAGACCAAGGTTGAGGAAGGGAAATCAAAGGCAGTATCGTTCGTGGAAGCAAAGGAAGAAAGTTCAAGGATGGAGGTAAAGTTTGATACTATGATGAATTTGTTCACTAACAAATTCGACAGCCTAGAAAAAGAGATGAATAATCTGAAATATGGTTACTCACATGGTGGGGCAAGCCATAACTCTGAAGATTGCGATGCAATTAGGGTTCATGAAGAGGCGAATTATTTGCAAAACAATTACCAAGGAAATAACCAACGTGGTTGGGGTCAAAACCGCAACCAAGGAAATATTACCAATGGTTTTAATTCTCACTCAAACATTTTCCCTACAAGATACCCTAGAAACAACCAAGATATCCAAAACCAACCCAACCAGAATTTCCCAAATCACCAACAAAAACCACATAATGAAGTACCCATACAACCAACCCAAAAGTCAAATGAGGAAACCACTTTAACATCACTTGAAGCAACAATAAAAAACTTCAcgaattttcaaaaaacaacCAACCAGGAACTTTTCAGGAGACTTGATATCCTTAGAGCCAACCACGAACAAGGCCTTCGTAATCACCAAGCGTCTATAACTGATTTGGAAAAGAAGTTGGATCGCATAGGTGAAACATCAACATACAGACCAACTGGCTCACTACCCAGCAATACACAACCAAATCCGATACCCTCAAGCTCAAATTCAAACTCAAACCAAACATATAAGCCCCCTCCCGCTAGAACCGAGCATGTAAATGCTATTTTTACAAGGGCTGGTAACATTTACCAAACTAACATTGAAAGTGAAGCTCCTACCGATTCACCAAAACTTGTATCCGAACCTGTAGAAGATGACTTCACCGACGATGAAAGTGTGGCAGAAGAGATTGAAATGGAGCCAAAACCAACAGAAAAGAGGCCAACTGTTTCCACTGCACCAGTTAAACCACCGCTAAAGGCGTACAAACCAAAGATTCCATACCCACAACGCTTGAGAAAGGAGAAGATGGCGGCAAGATATGGCAAATTTCTTGAGATGATCAAAGCAATTCGCATCAGTGTGCCATTAGTTGATGTACTTGCAGGGATGCCAAACTATGCTAAGTTCATCAAAGAATTGTTGAACAACAAGGACAAGTTGGAGGAAGTGTCGGCAACATTTTTGAATGAAGAATGCACAGCCATTTTGCAGAATCAGATTCCACCAAAGCTTGACGATCCAGGGAGTTTCATAATTACTTGTTCTTTTGGAAACATATTAACTTGTGATGCGTTAGCGGATTTAGGGGCTAGCATAAACTTGATGCCTTATTCTTTATATGCTAAATTGTCCTTAGGAGCATTAAAACCCACGGGAATGAGCATTAGATTAGCTGACCGCTCATTTCAATATCCGTTAGGCATAGCTGAAAATATGTTGATAGAAGTTGGACATTTCATATTTCCAGTTGATTTTGTTATACTTGAAATGGACGAGGATAGTAAAGTACCATTAATCTTAGGGAGACCTTTTCTATACACTGCTGATGCAATAATTCGTGTAAAAGATAAGGAATTAACCTTAGGTGTTGGAGATGATAGAATGGCCTTTACTATTGATAAAGTAATGAAGCACTCATATTCTACTGATGATACGTGCTTTCGTGTTGATGTGATTGACGAAAATGTGAATGATTACACGCAAGAATTACTGGAATTAGTTGATAACATCTGGggagaatttgaagatgaagaGGATGGTGATGTGAAACCTGAAGAAGCTGAAGAAATAATGAAGTTGAGCATAGACGAAAGTCCACTAGAGGACGAGGCATTTGAGGAAATAAAGAAGGAAGAACGATTGAGGATCAAAACATCATTAGAAGAGCCACCCACAGACTTAGAACTCAAACCACTTCCaagtaacttggaataa